One Glycine max cultivar Williams 82 chromosome 6, Glycine_max_v4.0, whole genome shotgun sequence DNA segment encodes these proteins:
- the LOC100527341 gene encoding uncharacterized protein: MATYTKSTIVKGVKSSAQDVSSKPKIDSLALKKKLNTSIKRPPDSNLKSVTTTVTKSEVKSKPVTASSASSKTITTTTTTKTKVREKKVYSLPGQKHDPPEQKEPLRIFYESLSKQMPTSEMAEFWLMEHGLLSPEKAKKAFEKKQRKQKELRTGTPVKVSKPPTKTAMSQKQQQVSKNSDIKANKRIVDESDDDDDFVLSHKRRKW; encoded by the exons ATGGCTACATATACCAAAAGCACTATAGTGAAGGGGGTCAAGTCAAGTGCCCAAGATGTCTCTTCCAAGCCCAAGATTGATTCTTTAGCTCTCAAGAAGAAGCTGAACACCTCAATCAAACGCCCACCTGATTCTAATCTGAAGTCTGTCACCACCACTGTCACAAAATCTGAG GTTAAATCAAAACCGGTAACTGCATCATCAGCATCGTCCAAAACAATAACAACGACAACTACTACCAAAACCAAAGTGAGAGAGAAGAAAGTCTATAGTCTGCCTGGCCAGAAACATGATCCTCCAGAACAG AAAGAACCTCTGAGGATTTTTTATGAGTCATTGTCAAAACAAATGCCAACAAGTGAAATGGCGGAATTTTG GTTAATGGAACATGGGTTGCTATCTCCTGAAAAAGCTAAGAAAGCATTTGAGAAAAAGCAGAGGAAGCAAAAGGAGCTTCGAACAGGAACTCCTGTTAAGGTATCAAAGCCTCCAACTAAGACTGCAATGTCACAGAAACAACAACAGGTATCAAAGAACAGTGACATAAAAGCCAACAAAAGAATTGTCGATGAGAGTGATGATGATGACGATTTCGTTTTAAgtcataaaagaagaaaatggtaA